The DNA segment CCACCTTCCTGATTGGCCTGGGCTGTTATTGGCTGATTGCCGCGCCGGCGGCCTGGCTGTTGGGCTTCCAGAGCCCGGCCGGCGCCGAAGGTGTGTGGTGGGGGCTGGCGCTGGGTCTGTTGTGCGCGGCGGCGACCCTGACCTGGGCGTTCGAGCGGCGTATGGCCAAGATGCTGCGCAGGGCTGACAGGCAACCGGCAAAGGCCGCCTGAACATCAAACCCCGCCGAGCACCGTCCGGCCTTGGTCGGCCAGTAGATAATCGGTCAGTTGCAGGATCGGCAGCGGCCGCTGAATCAGAAACCCTTGGGCCTGATCGCAGCCGAACTCGCGCAGCAGGGCCAGTTGCGCCGGGGTTTCGATGCCCTCGGCGACCACTTCAAGCCCCAGGTTATGCGCCAGGTTAATCATCGCGTGGACCAGCTTGCGATTCTCTTCGCGCTGTTCCATTTCACCGACGAAGCTGCGGTCGATTTTGAGCAGGGTAATCGGCAGGCTGTTGAGGTGCACAAAAGATGAGAAGCCGGTGCCGAAGTCGTCCAGCGAAAAACGCACACCCAACACGCGCAAGGCATCCATGGTCTTGCTGACCAGATCACTGCGGCGCATCACTGCGGTTTCGGTCAGTTCGAACTCCAGCCAGCGGGCATCGATGCCTTGCTCGGCAATCAGGCGGCTGAGGGTGTCGAGCAACTGGCTGTCCTGGAACTGGCGAAACGACAGATTGACCGCCATGTGCAACGGCTCGATGCCCTGCTCGCGCAGGACGCGCATGTCACGCAGGGCCCGGAAGATCACCCAGTACCCCAACGGCACGATCAGGCCGCTCTGCTCGGCCAGCGGCACGAACTCACTGGGCGGCAACAACCCGCGCTCGTGATGGCGCCAGCGCACCAGCGCTTCGAGGCCGACAATCCGCCCGCTGGTCATGCACAGCCGCGGCTGGTAGTGCAGCTCCAGCTCGTCGCGGCGCAACGCACGGCGCAGTTCGGCTTCGAGGTCGGCCAGGCTGCGGGCATTGCGGTTGATGTGTTCGTCAAACTGATGCCAGGTACAGCCCTGCCGACTCTTGGCCTGGCGCATGGCGATATGCGCGTGCCACATCAAAGGGTCGGCACCGAAACCGCTGCGGGCGTGAGCAACCCCCAGGCTGCAGCCGATCAGCAGGCTTTCGCCATCGACCCAGTAGGGTTCGGACAACGCCTCGATAATCCGCTCGGCCACTTGCGCGGCGCGTTGCGGTGCGTCGCGGGTGTCGATCAGCAAGGCGAACTCGTCGCTGCCCAGGCGGGCGACCTGGTCGTTGACGTCCAGTTGCCGCTTGAGCCGTGTCACCACTTGCAGAATCAGCCGGTCGCCGGCCTGATGGCCCAGCGCATCGTTGGCACGGCGGAAATTGTCGAGGTCCAGATGCCCGAGCGCCAGCCCGGCGCTGCCCGGTTCAGCCAAGCGGGCCGTCAGCAGAGTCTGGAAGCCCTGACGGTTGGCGATGCCGGTCAACGGGTCCTGTTCCGCCAGACGCTGTAGCGTGTCCTCCAGGTGCGCGCGTTCACGAACGTGGCGCAGGCAGCGGCGCAGCGCATCGGGG comes from the Pseudomonas sp. StFLB209 genome and includes:
- a CDS encoding putative bifunctional diguanylate cyclase/phosphodiesterase, which encodes MSTPVEPLRLLLLVHEPAWLVRLNSCVAALPSDIVLQQIADWQVDGASYAGERHTVLLTTPELQPAAGTCNVPIVMLLDIEPDAPLAGVSDWLVGDSLSPDALRRCLRHVRERAHLEDTLQRLAEQDPLTGIANRQGFQTLLTARLAEPGSAGLALGHLDLDNFRRANDALGHQAGDRLILQVVTRLKRQLDVNDQVARLGSDEFALLIDTRDAPQRAAQVAERIIEALSEPYWVDGESLLIGCSLGVAHARSGFGADPLMWHAHIAMRQAKSRQGCTWHQFDEHINRNARSLADLEAELRRALRRDELELHYQPRLCMTSGRIVGLEALVRWRHHERGLLPPSEFVPLAEQSGLIVPLGYWVIFRALRDMRVLREQGIEPLHMAVNLSFRQFQDSQLLDTLSRLIAEQGIDARWLEFELTETAVMRRSDLVSKTMDALRVLGVRFSLDDFGTGFSSFVHLNSLPITLLKIDRSFVGEMEQREENRKLVHAMINLAHNLGLEVVAEGIETPAQLALLREFGCDQAQGFLIQRPLPILQLTDYLLADQGRTVLGGV